A portion of the Magnolia sinica isolate HGM2019 chromosome 17, MsV1, whole genome shotgun sequence genome contains these proteins:
- the LOC131231033 gene encoding transmembrane 9 superfamily member 11-like codes for MVLLSRRIFTWLFWLSSSLLWPFPPPIQAFYLPGSYPHSFLTGEQLVVKVNSLTSIETEMPFGYYTLPFCKPIDGIKDIRESLGELLMGDRIENSPYQFKTNVNETDIFLCSTNPLTAEEVKILKRRIDELYQVNLILDNLPAIRYTDKDGFTLRWNGYPVGLNIDNVHYIFNHLKFSVLIHKYEAPSMASVVGGTGDAVEMIPRSEITKNSIPGYIIVGFQVNPCSYRHDVERAKDLRKYDRFPLPINCDPMSLAMPVKEGEPIVFSYEVSFEESDIHWPSRWDAYLKMGGARVHWFSILNSLMVVAFLAGIVLVIFLRTVRRDLTYYKELDEEAQAQLNEELSGWKLVVGDVFRPPPNPDLLCILVGDGVQILGMGVVTIVFAALGFMSPASRGTLITSMLFFYLFLGIAAGYVAVRLWSTINQGGHERWMSISWRVACFFPGITFLILTTLNFLLWGSHSTGAIPISLYVVLLLLWFCISVPLTLVGGYFGMKSSMIECPIRTNQIAREIPVQKYPSWLLVLGAGTLPFGTLFIELFFIMSSLWLGQVYYVFGFLLIVLILLVVVCAEVSLVLTYMHLCVEDWQWWWKSFFASGSVSIYIFLYSINYLIFDLQSLSGPVSATLYMGYSLLMAFSVMLATGSIGFLSSFSFVHFLFLSVKLD; via the coding sequence ATGGTTTTGCTCAGTAGGAGGATTTTTACATGGCTTTTTTGGCTATCTTCTTCACTACTGTGGCCATTTCCACCACCCATACAAGCCTTCTACCTTCCTGGCAGTTATCCCCACAGCTTCTTGACGGGAGAACAGCTTGTTGTCAAGGTGAATTCCCTGACGTCCATCGAGACCGAGATGCCTTTCGGCTACTACACCCTCCCCTTCTGCAAGCCCATCGATGGAATCAAGGACATCCGCGAGAGTCTCGGCGAGCTCTTGATGGGTGATCGCATTGAGAACTCCCCATACCAATTCAAGACTAACGTCAATGAGACCGACATCTTCCTATGCTCCACTAATCCTCTAACGGCAGAAGAAGTGAAGATCTTGAAGCGTCGGATCGACGAACTCTATCAGGTGAACCTAATTCTCGATAATCTACCGGCAATCAGATACACCGACAAGGATGGTTTCACCCTACGGTGGAACGGTTACCCAGTGGGCCTCAACATTGACAATGTACATTATATTTTTAATCATCTTAAGTTCAGTGTTTTGATTCATAAGTATGAAGCTCCAAGCATGGCCAGTGTTGTGGGTGGGACTGGAGATGCTGTGGAGATGATCCCTAGATCGGAGATTACCAAAAACTCGATTCCTGGGTATATCATTGTGGGATTTCAGGTGAATCCATGCAGTTACCGGCACGATGTTGAGAGGGCAAAGGATCTTCGAAAGTATGATCGATTCCCATTGCCCATCAACTGCGATCCCATGTCGCTTGCAATGCCTGTGAAGGAAGGGGAGCCGATTGTATTTTCTTACGAAGTGTCGTTTGAGGAAAGCGACATACATTGGCCGTCGAGATGGGATGCGTATTTGAAGATGGGTGGGGCACGGGTCCATTGGTTCTCAATCCTCAATTCACTAATGGTTGTTGCTTTTCTGGCCGGAATCGTCCTTGTGATCTTCCTCAGGACGGTCCGCCGTGATCTCACCTATTACAAGGAGCTCGATGAGGAAGCGCAGGCCCAGCTGAACGAAGAGCTCTCAGGATGGAAGCTTGTTGTGGGGGATGTCTTCCGGCCCCCGCCGAACCCGGACCTCCTCTGCATATTGGTTGGCGATGGTGTCCAGATCTTGGGTATGGGAGTGGTGACCATTGTCTTCGCAGCCTTAGGTTTCATGTCGCCCGCTTCCCGCGGCACCTTGATCACCAGCATGTTGTTCTTTTACCTCTTCCTGGGGATCGCGGCTGGGTATGTGGCTGTCAGGCTGTGGAGTACCATCAATCAGGGCGGTCACGAAAGGTGGATGTCCATCTCCTGGCGGGTCGCATGTTTCTTCCCTGGCATCACATTCCTAATCCTGACCACACTGAATTTCCTACTGTGGGGCAGCCACAGCACTGGTGCAATCCCCATCTCTCTGTATGTCGTTCTGCTTTTGCTCTGGTTCTGCATTTCTGTCCCCCTCACGTTGGTTGGTGGATACTTTGGAATGAAATCTTCCATGATCGAATGCCCCATTAGGACCAATCAGATCGCCCGAGAGATCCCCGTGCAGAAATACCCATCATGGCTGTTAGTTCTTGGGGCTGGGACTCTCCCTTTTGGTACCCTCTTCATTGAGCTCTTCTTTATCATGTCTAGTTTATGGCTAGGCCAGGTCTATTATGTTTTTGGGTTCCTTCTCATCGTACTAATTCTTCTCGTGGTGGTTTGTGCCGAGGTCTCTCTTGTTCTTACTTACATGCACCTTTGCGTCGAGGACTGGCAATGGTGGTGGAAATCATTCTTCGCATCTGGATCAGTCTCAATCTACATATTTCTCTACTCCATAAACTACCTCATATTCGATCTTCAGAGCCTGAGCGGGCCTGTTTCCGCCACTCTCTATATGGGCTATTCTCTTCTTATGGCCTTTTCAGTTATGCTTGCAACTGGGAGCATCGGATTCCTCTCTTCATTTTCGTTTGTTCACTTCCTGTTTTTGTCTGTTAAACTTGACTAA